In Leuconostocaceae bacterium ESL0723, the following proteins share a genomic window:
- a CDS encoding DUF5067 domain-containing protein: MENGERKVLGILAIVFGGVGLLFSWVPIINNLSFILGLVGLVLGIIALFINKRNRKVLAIIGTVLSALTMVIVLAVQSSYSKTIENSIGTNSTKSSGNQKATSILNKDIDVDNGNATIKVTEYKIIQPGQPGNQYGKKPVIAFWYTTTNHTDKDLTPMNAWIVSASPKVIQDNDKNKENTLKMGSLPDDKFLESQSQNIKKDGTVEDAMAYELTDDHTPVKMIFEKSVTDKTPIAEQTFDVK; the protein is encoded by the coding sequence ATGGAAAACGGAGAACGTAAAGTACTAGGAATCCTGGCAATCGTTTTCGGCGGTGTCGGGCTACTCTTTTCGTGGGTACCAATCATCAACAATTTGTCCTTTATCTTGGGCTTGGTTGGCTTAGTACTTGGTATAATTGCCCTGTTTATTAACAAGCGTAATCGTAAGGTCTTAGCAATTATTGGTACAGTGCTGTCAGCGCTGACAATGGTCATTGTTTTAGCCGTCCAATCATCATATTCAAAGACAATTGAAAATTCCATCGGTACCAATAGCACTAAGAGCTCAGGCAATCAAAAAGCTACATCGATCCTGAACAAGGACATTGATGTGGACAATGGCAATGCCACAATAAAGGTCACGGAATACAAAATTATTCAGCCAGGTCAGCCTGGTAATCAGTACGGTAAAAAGCCAGTTATTGCTTTCTGGTATACGACTACCAACCACACTGATAAAGACCTGACGCCAATGAATGCTTGGATTGTCTCTGCTTCACCAAAGGTAATTCAAGATAACGATAAGAACAAAGAAAACACCCTCAAGATGGGCAGTCTTCCTGACGATAAGTTCTTAGAATCCCAGTCTCAAAACATTAAAAAAGATGGTACTGTTGAAGATGCCATGGCATACGAGTTGACTGACGACCACACCCCGGTTAAAATGATTTTCGAAAAATCAGTAACCGACAAAACTCCAATAGCTGAACAAACGTTTGACGTTAAGTAA
- a CDS encoding alpha/beta hydrolase, translating into MKKVTLSYGSQRDQFGELSLPDQGNNEKVPVVVSIHGGFWKDKFNLSDFYPLDEQLVEAGFATWNIEYRRVGQSGGGYPQTFQDVSLAINYLATIAEQYPIDLNQVVVIGHSAGGHLALWSASRYHHEHDELGEPINIKFIGVVSMAGVTDLQEMWLDQQNTDMADTVSNFMGGTPEQLPNRYLLASPIDLLPLGVKTYLVHGDNDDRVPVELSKSYYEKALQSGEDVQLIEIPGAGHFDLTNKDAKAWDATKQAIFQIVSD; encoded by the coding sequence ATGAAAAAGGTTACGCTAAGTTACGGTTCACAAAGAGATCAATTTGGCGAGTTGAGTTTACCTGATCAAGGCAATAATGAAAAAGTGCCGGTGGTGGTATCCATCCATGGTGGTTTTTGGAAGGATAAATTTAATTTATCCGATTTCTATCCGCTAGACGAGCAATTAGTTGAAGCCGGATTTGCAACCTGGAACATTGAATATCGCCGGGTCGGTCAATCTGGCGGCGGTTACCCACAAACCTTTCAAGATGTCAGCCTAGCAATCAACTACTTAGCAACTATTGCGGAGCAGTATCCGATTGATTTGAATCAAGTGGTGGTAATCGGGCATTCAGCCGGCGGACATTTAGCACTTTGGTCAGCATCGCGCTACCATCATGAGCATGATGAGCTGGGCGAGCCAATTAATATTAAGTTTATTGGGGTTGTTAGTATGGCTGGGGTCACTGATTTACAAGAGATGTGGCTGGATCAACAAAATACAGATATGGCTGATACAGTATCGAATTTCATGGGCGGCACACCTGAACAGCTGCCTAATCGGTACCTGCTGGCCTCGCCCATTGACTTGCTACCACTGGGGGTTAAAACGTACTTAGTTCATGGTGATAACGACGACCGGGTCCCGGTCGAATTGAGTAAATCATATTATGAAAAGGCGCTTCAAAGCGGTGAGGATGTTCAACTGATTGAGATTCCTGGTGCGGGTCATTTTGATTTGACGAACAAAGATGCCAAGGCGTGGGATGCGACTAAGCAAGCCATTTTCCAAATAGTTAGTGATTGA
- a CDS encoding DUF6198 family protein — protein MNKKSIALFILFVVGLNVLSLGTVVFTTAKLGVSSLVSLPLVLSHILPLTLGQATSLIFVIFVSLEIILQKSFRLKTLLQLILAFAFGWLVDFYGLTVGLERLHVSQLGPQIMLTLLAILLTALGIFMMVQADFVLIPPDGLVNVLSQKTGHSFGQTKFLFDATMIVLSLALGLTFLHRPEGIGIGTLLAVLMVGQLIRLFDFILFKFFLKEEHSAA, from the coding sequence ATGAATAAAAAATCAATCGCCCTCTTTATCCTCTTTGTAGTCGGGCTCAACGTCTTGTCACTAGGTACGGTCGTCTTCACCACCGCCAAATTAGGGGTCAGCTCCCTAGTCTCCCTGCCCCTGGTCCTATCCCACATCTTACCGCTAACCCTGGGCCAGGCCACCAGCCTGATATTCGTTATTTTTGTTTCGCTGGAAATCATCCTACAGAAAAGCTTCCGCTTAAAAACCCTGCTCCAACTCATCCTAGCCTTTGCCTTTGGCTGGCTAGTTGATTTCTATGGCCTAACTGTTGGGCTCGAACGTCTCCACGTCAGCCAGCTGGGTCCTCAAATCATGCTGACCCTGCTAGCCATCCTGCTAACGGCCCTGGGAATCTTCATGATGGTCCAGGCCGACTTTGTCCTAATTCCACCCGATGGCCTGGTCAATGTCCTGAGTCAAAAGACCGGACACTCCTTTGGCCAAACCAAGTTTCTCTTTGACGCCACCATGATTGTGCTGTCTCTGGCACTAGGGCTGACCTTTCTTCATCGACCAGAAGGAATCGGCATTGGTACCCTACTAGCCGTGCTCATGGTTGGCCAACTGATCCGCCTCTTTGATTTCATTCTCTTCAAATTCTTCCTCAAAGAAGAGCACAGCGCGGCATAA
- a CDS encoding MFS transporter, which translates to MADLSLAQDKSVQGRKPVTRNQKLTLWSTTAGFGLENMDVMFISFALSSIIASLHISNFAGGLIATVFSMGTLVGGLSFGMLADRLGRARVFTATLVIVALATAGMYFAHDIGTIYVLRFIVGMGTGAEYGAGVTMVAEAFAGHKIGRLMSLVQIGGQGGSILAALAAALIIPRFGWNALFLVGLVPVVFAFLVRIHLKDSEEFETAKRQRQQAPKTVTKKVPILAVFKMPALALQTLGLILMMMVQTGGYYGLMNWLPKIIQKQLGLSISSSSLWMIATIVGMSLGMYAFGAILDHFGPRWAFGIFLLVAAASVYLLLLAHNAWSLLLIMMMVGFFSNGMYGGYGVVVSRLYGVDIRVTANAVVSCFGKLLGGFLPAVIGLMMDKTSLAVVMMFFSSIYLFSLVVMLLIPALRRIKL; encoded by the coding sequence ATGGCAGATCTTTCTTTGGCCCAGGACAAGTCCGTCCAGGGTCGCAAACCCGTTACCCGCAACCAGAAGTTGACCCTGTGGTCGACCACGGCGGGCTTTGGCTTAGAAAACATGGACGTGATGTTCATTTCCTTCGCCCTGTCGTCAATCATTGCCTCCCTGCACATTTCTAACTTTGCTGGGGGCTTGATTGCGACCGTCTTCTCAATGGGAACCCTGGTCGGGGGCCTGAGTTTTGGCATGCTGGCTGACCGCCTGGGACGGGCCCGGGTCTTTACCGCTACCCTGGTAATTGTCGCCCTGGCCACGGCCGGCATGTACTTTGCCCACGACATTGGCACGATTTATGTGCTCCGCTTTATTGTCGGCATGGGTACCGGGGCCGAGTACGGCGCCGGCGTGACCATGGTGGCTGAGGCCTTTGCTGGTCATAAAATTGGCCGCCTGATGTCGCTAGTTCAAATCGGCGGCCAGGGCGGATCCATCCTAGCCGCGCTTGCGGCCGCCCTGATTATTCCCCGCTTTGGCTGGAACGCCCTTTTTTTGGTCGGCCTGGTACCGGTGGTCTTTGCCTTCCTGGTCCGGATTCACCTCAAAGATAGCGAAGAATTCGAGACTGCTAAAAGGCAGCGGCAGCAAGCCCCTAAGACCGTTACGAAAAAGGTACCAATTCTGGCCGTCTTTAAGATGCCAGCCCTGGCCTTGCAAACCCTGGGACTGATTCTAATGATGATGGTTCAGACTGGTGGTTACTACGGCCTGATGAACTGGCTACCCAAGATTATCCAAAAGCAGCTGGGTCTCTCGATTTCATCTTCGTCACTGTGGATGATTGCGACCATCGTGGGGATGTCGTTGGGGATGTACGCTTTTGGGGCCATCCTGGACCACTTCGGTCCCCGCTGGGCCTTTGGCATCTTTTTGCTGGTGGCCGCGGCCTCGGTTTACCTACTCCTGCTAGCCCACAATGCCTGGTCCCTGCTACTAATCATGATGATGGTCGGTTTCTTCTCGAACGGTATGTACGGTGGCTATGGCGTGGTGGTTTCCCGCCTGTACGGTGTTGATATCCGGGTTACGGCTAATGCGGTGGTTTCCTGCTTTGGCAAGCTGCTGGGTGGTTTCCTGCCAGCCGTTATCGGCCTGATGATGGACAAGACTTCTCTGGCCGTGGTCATGATGTTCTTTTCTTCGATTTACCTCTTTTCTCTGGTGGTGATGTTGTTGATACCAGCACTGCGTCGGATTAAGCTTTAA
- the lysS gene encoding lysine--tRNA ligase, translating to MAEEKALNDQMVARRQKLKALKDDLHLDPFGKRFERTAMAGDLHKEYDGVSNDDLQKDPKEVVIAGRMVAKRGAGKVIFADIRDVSGKIQIYARRDDLGDNYPIIKRADLGDFLGIKGVMMKTDAGELTILVTHLTHLTKALRPMPDKFHGISDVETRYRKRYLDLIANEDSFHKFQERSHIIAAIRQYMDAHHFLEVETPILQTQAGGAAARPFVTHHNALDIDMYMRIATELYLKRLVVGGMERVYEIGRIFRNEGMDPKHNPEFTSLESYAAYWDFTDVMDETEGIFRAAAKVVAPDLKITYQGTEIDLSKPFARAHMVDLIKDRTGVDFWPEMTVEEAQQLADEHQVPYEKYWKVGHIINAFYDKYVEDTLIQPTFVYGHPVEVSPLAKKNADDPRFTDRFELFIKGAEYANAFTELNDPIDQRARFEAQAAERDNGNDEAENIDEDFLEALEYGMPPTGGLGIGIDRLVMLLTDSDTIRDVVLFPTMRPE from the coding sequence ATGGCTGAAGAGAAAGCCCTTAATGACCAAATGGTGGCCCGCCGCCAGAAGTTAAAGGCCTTAAAAGACGACCTCCACTTGGATCCCTTTGGAAAGCGCTTTGAACGCACGGCAATGGCCGGTGACCTGCACAAGGAATATGACGGCGTTAGCAACGACGACCTCCAAAAAGATCCTAAGGAAGTCGTGATTGCCGGTCGGATGGTGGCTAAGCGTGGTGCCGGTAAGGTGATTTTCGCCGATATCCGCGATGTCTCCGGTAAGATTCAAATTTATGCCCGCCGTGATGACCTGGGGGACAACTATCCCATCATTAAGCGTGCGGATTTAGGTGACTTCCTGGGTATCAAGGGGGTCATGATGAAGACCGATGCTGGCGAGTTGACCATCTTGGTTACCCACCTGACCCATCTGACCAAGGCCCTGCGGCCAATGCCAGACAAGTTTCACGGCATTTCCGATGTGGAAACTCGTTACCGCAAGCGTTACCTGGACCTGATTGCCAACGAAGATTCCTTCCACAAGTTCCAGGAACGCTCCCACATTATCGCGGCTATTCGTCAGTACATGGATGCCCACCACTTCTTAGAAGTTGAGACGCCCATCTTACAGACCCAGGCCGGTGGGGCAGCGGCGCGGCCCTTTGTGACCCACCACAACGCCCTAGACATTGATATGTACATGCGGATTGCGACCGAGCTCTACCTCAAGCGCCTGGTCGTGGGTGGCATGGAACGGGTCTATGAAATTGGTCGGATTTTCCGAAACGAGGGAATGGATCCCAAGCACAATCCGGAGTTTACTTCACTGGAATCATACGCCGCTTACTGGGACTTCACCGATGTCATGGACGAGACCGAGGGGATTTTCCGGGCAGCCGCTAAGGTGGTTGCACCTGATTTGAAGATTACCTACCAGGGCACTGAAATTGACCTGAGCAAGCCATTTGCCCGGGCCCACATGGTTGATTTGATTAAGGACCGAACTGGGGTTGATTTCTGGCCGGAAATGACGGTAGAAGAGGCCCAGCAGCTGGCGGACGAACACCAGGTACCTTATGAGAAGTACTGGAAGGTTGGCCACATTATTAACGCCTTCTACGACAAGTACGTCGAAGACACCCTGATTCAGCCAACCTTCGTTTACGGCCACCCGGTTGAGGTTTCACCACTGGCCAAGAAGAATGCCGATGATCCCCGCTTTACTGACCGCTTTGAGCTCTTTATTAAAGGGGCTGAATATGCCAACGCCTTTACTGAGCTAAACGATCCAATCGATCAGCGGGCCCGTTTTGAAGCCCAGGCCGCTGAACGAGACAACGGAAACGACGAAGCTGAAAACATCGATGAAGACTTTTTGGAGGCCTTGGAATACGGTATGCCACCTACTGGTGGATTGGGCATCGGGATTGACCGCCTAGTTATGCTGCTAACCGATTCCGATACTATCCGGGACGTGGTCTTATTCCCAACCATGCGCCCTGAATAA
- the hslO gene encoding Hsp33 family molecular chaperone HslO → MSNQLIKTVTKDRAFRAFALDGTDLVRDAAAAHHTSRIASVILGRALLATTLTAQATIKGDERMAAKIAGRGPAGNVVTEADAKGSVRGYVTNPQLENVFDDKGQLDVGQAVGNNGALQITKLAPYSEPYLGQSQLVSGEIGDDFTYYLAQSEQIPSVIGVTVRMDDDDQVQGAVGFLIQALPGVTDAQLTKLEDDLKQMKPLSEMVKDGATPLEILENIFGAGQVETLEVMPVGLAAEPSKEAYAEMLATLPAKEIQTMIDEDQGAEIVGKFSGKRYYFDEAELNDIIKQIEAKEAKQAKDQDQKDGPDQDQPKQD, encoded by the coding sequence ATGAGCAACCAATTGATTAAAACCGTGACCAAGGACCGGGCCTTTCGGGCCTTTGCCCTGGATGGGACCGACCTGGTTCGCGACGCGGCTGCTGCCCATCACACATCCCGCATTGCCTCGGTTATTCTGGGACGGGCGCTGCTGGCGACGACGCTGACTGCCCAGGCCACTATCAAAGGTGACGAACGGATGGCGGCCAAGATTGCCGGCCGGGGACCAGCCGGAAACGTGGTCACTGAGGCCGATGCCAAGGGCAGTGTCCGTGGTTATGTGACCAACCCCCAACTGGAAAATGTCTTTGATGACAAGGGCCAGTTGGATGTTGGTCAGGCCGTTGGCAATAACGGGGCCCTCCAAATCACCAAGTTGGCACCTTATTCGGAACCTTACCTGGGCCAGAGCCAGCTAGTTTCAGGTGAAATCGGTGATGACTTTACTTATTACCTGGCTCAGTCCGAACAGATTCCTTCCGTGATTGGGGTAACCGTTCGGATGGATGATGACGACCAGGTCCAAGGGGCGGTTGGCTTTCTAATTCAGGCCCTGCCAGGGGTGACTGATGCGCAGTTAACGAAGTTAGAAGATGACTTGAAGCAGATGAAGCCCCTGAGTGAAATGGTTAAGGATGGCGCCACGCCCTTAGAGATTTTGGAAAATATTTTTGGGGCTGGCCAAGTGGAGACTCTGGAGGTCATGCCAGTCGGACTAGCGGCCGAACCATCCAAGGAGGCCTATGCTGAAATGCTGGCCACCCTGCCTGCCAAGGAAATTCAGACCATGATTGATGAAGATCAAGGGGCTGAAATTGTGGGTAAGTTTTCTGGTAAGCGCTACTACTTCGATGAGGCCGAACTAAACGACATTATCAAACAGATCGAAGCTAAAGAAGCTAAGCAGGCCAAGGACCAAGACCAAAAAGACGGTCCAGATCAGGACCAACCCAAGCAGGACTAA
- the ftsH gene encoding ATP-dependent zinc metalloprotease FtsH: protein MRNNNGGFFRSSIFYVLIFLAIIVGIYSLLGGDRGTTKTISSSEFVKALSDKDVKSFSVQPGNDVYTVTGTYRQSGSSSSSSSSSSNLQSLLQSQSKATKFTTNVLPNDSSLKDISSLAKSTDTDMVTKAAPSSGFWINILSLIVPIILLFAFFYIMMSQSSGKGGQGGMMGAFGKSKAKPSDPKDNKVRFDNVAGADEEKEELVEVVEFLKSPKKFVNLGARIPKGVLLEGPPGTGKTLLAKAVAGEASVPFFSISGSDFVEMFVGVGASRVRDLFEQAKKTAPAIIFIDEIDAVGRRRGSGIGGGNDEREQTLNQILIEMDGFEGSEGVIILASTNRSDVLDPALLRSGRFDRKIMVGAPDVNGREAILKVHAKNKPLAPDVDLKAIAQQTPGYVGADLENLLNEAALLAARRNKKQVDAADLDEAEDRIFQGPAKTNRSMSDTERETTAYHEAGHALVGLVRSDASVVRKVTIVPRGRIGGYALMTPKTDRYNVRYSEAKEQLAGLMGGRAAEMAIFHEASSGAANDFQQATGLARQMVTAYGMSPKLGMVQLEGNASVGYSEQAGDRAYSDETAHLIDEEVRRFTKEAFEDATAIIEEHRDKLEAIAKALLKVETLDEKQIKDIYETGTFTPKETNNNDEGAKSFEETKADLDAKESEFDKRYDHHDPKADQSLEDPDQPEKPDDAPDDEENDDEDK from the coding sequence ATGAGAAACAATAATGGCGGCTTTTTCCGAAGCAGCATTTTCTATGTCCTTATCTTCCTAGCAATTATTGTTGGAATTTATTCCTTGCTGGGTGGGGACCGCGGCACGACCAAGACCATTAGCTCTAGTGAGTTCGTCAAGGCCTTGAGTGATAAGGACGTTAAGTCCTTTAGTGTCCAGCCAGGTAACGACGTTTATACGGTTACCGGAACTTACCGCCAGTCTGGTTCAAGTTCTAGTTCTTCAAGTAGCAGTTCTAACCTGCAGTCCTTATTGCAGAGCCAGTCCAAGGCCACTAAGTTTACGACTAATGTCTTGCCTAACGATTCTTCCCTGAAGGACATTAGTTCTTTGGCCAAGAGTACTGACACGGACATGGTTACCAAAGCAGCACCTTCATCTGGTTTCTGGATTAACATCCTTTCCCTGATTGTGCCAATCATCCTGCTCTTTGCCTTCTTCTATATCATGATGAGTCAATCATCTGGTAAGGGCGGCCAGGGTGGTATGATGGGCGCCTTTGGTAAGTCCAAGGCTAAGCCATCTGACCCGAAGGACAACAAGGTCCGCTTTGATAACGTGGCCGGTGCTGACGAAGAGAAGGAAGAACTGGTTGAAGTTGTTGAGTTCCTGAAGTCACCTAAGAAGTTTGTGAACTTAGGGGCCCGCATCCCAAAGGGTGTTTTGCTTGAGGGACCTCCCGGAACTGGTAAAACTTTGCTCGCCAAGGCGGTTGCCGGTGAAGCCAGTGTGCCGTTCTTCTCGATTTCAGGTTCTGATTTCGTCGAGATGTTTGTAGGTGTCGGTGCTTCCCGTGTCCGTGACCTCTTTGAACAGGCTAAGAAGACTGCGCCAGCCATCATCTTCATTGATGAAATTGATGCCGTTGGTCGCCGTCGTGGTTCTGGTATCGGTGGTGGAAACGATGAGCGTGAACAGACTTTGAACCAAATCCTGATTGAGATGGATGGGTTCGAAGGCTCTGAAGGTGTTATCATCCTGGCTTCTACCAACCGTTCTGATGTCTTGGATCCCGCCTTGCTCCGTTCTGGCCGTTTTGACCGTAAGATCATGGTTGGTGCGCCCGACGTTAATGGTCGTGAGGCTATCTTGAAGGTCCACGCTAAGAACAAGCCTTTGGCACCAGACGTGGATTTGAAGGCGATTGCCCAGCAAACCCCTGGTTATGTTGGTGCCGACCTGGAAAACCTGTTGAACGAAGCGGCCTTGCTGGCTGCCCGTCGTAACAAGAAGCAGGTTGATGCTGCTGATTTGGATGAGGCCGAGGACCGGATTTTCCAAGGCCCAGCTAAGACCAACCGCAGCATGTCGGATACGGAACGTGAAACGACGGCTTACCACGAAGCCGGCCACGCCTTGGTTGGTTTGGTTCGTTCCGATGCTTCGGTCGTCCGTAAGGTTACCATCGTTCCTCGTGGCCGCATTGGTGGTTACGCCCTGATGACGCCTAAGACTGATCGTTACAACGTCCGTTATTCGGAAGCCAAGGAGCAGTTGGCTGGTTTGATGGGTGGACGCGCCGCTGAAATGGCCATCTTCCACGAAGCCAGTTCCGGCGCTGCCAACGATTTCCAGCAGGCTACTGGCTTGGCCCGTCAAATGGTGACGGCCTATGGTATGTCCCCTAAGTTGGGCATGGTCCAATTAGAGGGTAATGCCAGTGTTGGCTACAGCGAACAGGCTGGTGACCGGGCTTACTCTGATGAAACGGCCCACTTAATTGATGAGGAAGTTCGTCGCTTTACCAAGGAAGCCTTTGAAGATGCCACGGCAATCATCGAAGAGCACCGCGATAAGCTGGAAGCCATCGCCAAGGCCCTGCTTAAGGTTGAGACCTTGGATGAAAAGCAGATTAAGGATATCTACGAAACTGGCACCTTTACGCCTAAGGAAACGAACAACAACGATGAAGGCGCTAAGTCCTTCGAAGAAACCAAGGCTGACTTAGATGCCAAGGAATCTGAATTCGACAAGCGCTACGACCATCATGATCCTAAGGCGGATCAATCCCTGGAAGACCCAGATCAACCAGAGAAACCTGATGATGCGCCAGACGACGAAGAAAATGATGACGAAGATAAGTAA
- the hpt gene encoding hypoxanthine phosphoribosyltransferase, whose product MNNDIEEVLFDQDQIRQAAARIGQQITRDFDGQRPLFLSVLKGAYLWTADVLRQVDLYADLEFIKISSYHGGVESSDEIELVTDIRREVADRDVIILEDIVDTGQSLLFLKDLLAQRGARSIQVACLLDKKGGRKVDVTADYVGFDVRNEFVVGYGLDYAESYRNLPYVGVLKPSVYAK is encoded by the coding sequence GTGAATAACGACATTGAAGAAGTATTGTTTGATCAGGATCAAATCCGTCAGGCGGCGGCCCGCATCGGCCAGCAGATAACCCGGGATTTTGATGGTCAACGACCCCTGTTTTTATCAGTTTTAAAGGGGGCTTACCTCTGGACTGCTGATGTCTTACGCCAGGTTGACTTGTACGCCGACCTGGAATTCATTAAGATTTCTAGTTACCACGGCGGCGTGGAAAGTTCTGACGAGATTGAGTTAGTTACTGACATTCGCCGGGAAGTGGCCGACCGGGACGTGATTATCCTAGAGGACATCGTGGATACCGGCCAGTCTCTTTTGTTCCTAAAGGACTTGCTAGCACAGCGGGGAGCGCGGTCGATTCAAGTGGCCTGCCTCCTCGACAAAAAGGGTGGTCGTAAGGTTGATGTAACCGCCGACTACGTGGGCTTTGATGTCCGCAATGAGTTCGTAGTTGGCTATGGTCTCGACTATGCTGAGAGCTATCGTAACCTGCCTTACGTAGGCGTCTTAAAGCCTAGCGTCTATGCTAAATAA
- the tilS gene encoding tRNA lysidine(34) synthetase TilS: MTDILRTIKQDNWPERVIIGVSGGVDSVVLLTAFCMAQPGVQVTVAHVNYHFRPESDQDAAFVADLARQLGVNFQQIDYDPKTEDGAAGLEGRARDFRYQFFSDLAQAQGAGAILVAHQADDQAETVLLNLIRGGQLDQLAGMIRPRPLIRRPLLNFSRAEILAFAREHQLSWREDVTNQDPDYTARNRLRLSILPVLAELNAGAVDHINDFARQVADQQAVIDAAVKPYLPLVANHWDQIPVIWRPATLKAWLNQAGFYQLKETQLKALLNFLDNSERPNGYYDLGRGYQLVKSYQKITLNRGKNFTKKSQDSQAVMLKLNEQEVFAGHPIIWTDQRPQTGKKAIAIKGLSPEKSLTLRYGRPDDYLPFAGGHQSLRRLLINEKVPAQLRNQVWVLTQEDQDQLIALGLPSGKWRFSSELADQVDPEQQWLVW; encoded by the coding sequence ATGACAGATATTTTAAGGACAATTAAGCAAGACAACTGGCCTGAGCGGGTGATTATCGGTGTCTCCGGCGGGGTTGATTCGGTGGTGCTCTTGACGGCCTTTTGCATGGCTCAACCGGGCGTCCAAGTCACCGTGGCCCATGTGAATTATCATTTTCGGCCGGAAAGTGACCAGGATGCCGCCTTTGTGGCCGATTTAGCCCGGCAGCTAGGCGTGAACTTCCAGCAAATTGACTATGACCCTAAAACAGAGGATGGTGCGGCCGGCTTAGAAGGGCGGGCCCGTGATTTTCGCTACCAGTTCTTTTCCGATTTGGCTCAAGCGCAAGGAGCCGGGGCGATTTTGGTTGCCCACCAGGCCGATGACCAGGCTGAAACGGTCTTGTTGAACCTAATCCGCGGCGGGCAGTTGGATCAGCTGGCGGGGATGATTCGTCCCCGACCCTTAATCCGCCGGCCGCTGCTGAATTTTTCGCGGGCTGAAATTTTGGCCTTTGCCCGAGAACACCAACTGAGTTGGCGGGAGGATGTGACCAACCAGGACCCCGATTATACGGCTAGAAACCGGCTGCGCCTGTCCATTCTGCCAGTCCTGGCAGAATTAAACGCCGGGGCAGTTGACCATATCAACGACTTTGCCCGGCAGGTTGCCGACCAACAGGCCGTGATTGACGCAGCGGTCAAACCTTACCTACCCTTGGTAGCCAATCACTGGGACCAAATCCCAGTGATTTGGCGGCCAGCCACCTTAAAAGCCTGGCTTAACCAGGCCGGTTTTTACCAGCTCAAAGAAACCCAATTAAAAGCCCTGCTAAATTTCTTAGATAACTCGGAGCGACCCAATGGCTACTACGATTTGGGCCGGGGTTACCAGTTGGTTAAAAGCTATCAAAAAATCACCCTAAATCGTGGTAAAAACTTTACAAAGAAAAGCCAAGATAGCCAGGCAGTTATGTTAAAATTGAACGAGCAAGAAGTTTTTGCGGGCCACCCAATTATTTGGACGGACCAGCGGCCTCAGACCGGCAAAAAAGCTATTGCAATTAAGGGTCTCTCACCCGAAAAATCTTTAACATTGCGCTACGGCCGACCCGATGACTACCTGCCTTTTGCCGGTGGGCACCAGTCGCTAAGACGCTTACTTATTAACGAGAAGGTACCTGCTCAACTTAGAAACCAGGTATGGGTTTTGACCCAAGAGGACCAAGACCAATTGATTGCCCTGGGTTTGCCTAGTGGCAAGTGGCGTTTTAGTAGTGAATTAGCCGACCAAGTCGACCCAGAACAGCAATGGCTAGTATGGTAA
- a CDS encoding septum formation initiator family protein codes for MPSYNSIQPNITPLNANIAQQIARTEDRRSAAQRHYQKAHARRVKRIKVVGFALILLFLVQLLMAQVRLHAASKTLTASQQKLATAQKTRSGLQADLKRTKDPAYLQQILREKYGYTKEGELIYNLPENTRN; via the coding sequence ATGCCTAGTTACAACAGCATACAACCGAATATTACCCCGCTAAATGCCAACATTGCCCAGCAAATTGCTCGGACTGAGGACCGGCGGTCAGCGGCCCAGCGCCACTACCAAAAGGCCCATGCCCGGCGGGTTAAGCGGATTAAAGTTGTCGGCTTTGCCCTGATTTTGCTATTCCTGGTGCAGCTATTGATGGCTCAGGTGCGTTTGCATGCGGCCAGCAAGACGCTGACTGCTTCCCAGCAGAAGTTGGCCACGGCCCAAAAGACCCGTTCGGGTCTACAGGCCGACTTGAAGCGGACCAAGGACCCGGCCTACCTGCAACAAATTTTGCGGGAAAAGTACGGTTACACCAAGGAGGGGGAGTTGATTTACAATCTCCCTGAAAATACCCGCAATTAA
- a CDS encoding RNA-binding S4 domain-containing protein translates to MRLDKYLKLSRLVKRRTIAKEIADQGRIEINGKVAKSSANVGTGDTITIHFGNKTLTVKVLKLAEIVKKDEANDLYEVVSEEYERDFRHEND, encoded by the coding sequence ATGCGCCTAGATAAGTATTTGAAGTTATCCCGCCTAGTCAAGCGGCGGACAATTGCCAAGGAAATCGCCGACCAGGGTCGCATCGAAATTAATGGCAAGGTAGCCAAGTCATCGGCCAACGTTGGCACCGGTGACACCATTACCATTCATTTTGGGAACAAGACCCTGACCGTGAAGGTCTTGAAGTTAGCTGAAATCGTGAAAAAGGATGAGGCTAATGACCTGTATGAGGTCGTTTCCGAGGAATATGAACGTGATTTTCGGCATGAAAATGACTAA